The genomic interval GCGCGGGCTTGCCCGCCGACCCGGAGGGCTCGCCGTCGTCGTCGCCGTACTCCCGGAGGAAGTCCCCGCCCTCCGCGCGGACCCGGTAGGCGGGGACGTTGTGGGTCGCGTCGGCGTACTCCTCGCGGACCTCCGCGACGAACGCCTCGGCCGCCTCGCGGCCGTCTGCGGGACCGGCGTGGCCGATGAACTCCGACCCCCGGACCTCGAAGGCCGCCCGTCCCCGTCCGGCGACCGTCAGGTAGGGCTCCGTGTCGTCGGTCATTGCCGGGGATTCGCGGGCGACCCACGAGAGCGTTGCGTCTCCGGCGCAGCGATGCTCGGGGTTCCGGCGGCGAATCGCGGTCCTTTTTCCGCGCTCGCCCCACGATTCGCTCGAATGCCTGACCTCCGCCTGCGGCGGTACGAACCCCGCGACGGCGACCGCGTGCTGGAACTGGAGCGCGAGGCGCTGGAGTCGGTCGACGCCCGCCCGGACGACGACGATTGGACCGACGACCTCCGGGCGATTCGGGAGACGTACCTCGATTCGGCCGGGGAGTTCCTGGTTGGCGAGGTCGGCGTGGGAGACGCCGAGACCGAGGCCGAACTCGTCGCGATGGGCGGGCTCAAGCGCGTGGACGCCTCGACCGCCGAGGTGACTCGGATGCGGGTCGACCCCGGCCACCACCGCCGGGGGTTCGGCGAGGCGGTCCTGCTGGAACTGGAGGAGCGGGCCACGGACCTCGGATACGAGGTGCTCGAACTGGAGACGACCGCGCGCCAGCGCGCGGCCCAGTCCCTCTACGAGAAGCACGGCTACGAGCGAGTCGGTCGGCGGTCTCAGGGCCGGTTCGAGGTGCTGGCCTACCGCAAGCGACTCGGATAGCTACTTCAGCTCTATCTTCCGGACGAAGTCGAGGTTCTTGAGGTCGTTCAGCACGTCGCCCGGCACGTCGGCGTCGGTCACGAGGTAGAGGCGCGGTTCGTCGGTGAACTCGGGGTCCTCGCTTATCGTCTGGCGGATGGAGATGTCGTTGTCGGCGAGCAGGCCGGTCACGGTCGCGACGATGCCGGGTTCGTCGGCGTCGTTGACCTCGACGGTGAGGACGGTCAAATCGAGGACGGGCGCGAGGTCCATCAGGCTCGGGATCGACGAGATGTTCTGGAAGATTCGCCGGAGCTCCTCGTCTGCGAGGATGGCGTCGGTCGTGGAATCGACGACCCGGCGGTCCACGTCTATCTCGCGGGCGATCTGGGTGTTCGGAATCTCGATTGACCCCGAGACCACCCGCCCCCCGTCGTTGACCGAGAAGCCGCGTTCGAGGAGGAGCCGGATGACCGCCTGCTGGGAGGGGCTCCCCTCGAACTTCCGCATTATCTCGTCGAACATCTCTTGGGTGGTATTGTGCGAGGTGGGGCTTAGTGGTGTTGTTGTGGCGCTCGGAGCTCGATTCGATAGCCGTCCTCCCACAGACGAACGTTTAAAACGTAGAACGAAGGAGCGACGACCACGAGGTGTAATCGAATGAACGGGTACCTACTGAGTTCGAGTTCGGATTACGACCGTCGAAAAGCTTCACGATTTCAGATATGACCGAAAATCGGGCGAACGACTCCCCACGAGACAACTCGGCTTGGAACCGAGACCGATTTTCGGCGTGGGATTCCGACGAACGTGCGCTTCGTGCGGCCCGAACCGAAGCCCGGGAATCACTGGAGGAGACCATCGATTCCATCCATCGAATCGACGAATCCGCGATGACGGCTCTTCGAATCGACTTGTTGATTGCCGGTCTCTCTTTGACCGCCGCTTCCTCGTTCCAATATACGTGGCAGCTCATCAACGAACTCACCGTGCTCGGTTTCGTCGGAGTGTCCCTCTCTGCGGTGGTTGCCGTCGTGACGACTCTCGGGTCCAAGTACCCGACGGGTGTGAGCGCGGAATACATCGACGAGTTTCAACGTTCCTCGTGGTCGGAACGCGAGTGGAACGAGTGGATGGTACGCGAATATTGCCTCTGGCTATCGGAAGCGAACGAGATGGTCGAAGGTGAGGCGCGAGGGCTATTCTACACCCAGACCTTGCTCGGGGCTGGGCTACTGCTGTTGATCGGAGGAATCGTCTTTGGGACCGCGGGCGTCGTCGAACCGATACCGATGCTCGAACCCATCCCGGATACGTAGCTTTCCCGGACTGGTTTTAAATACGAAGCCGAACATACGGTACCTATGGGGAAATCACCGAAGACCGGTCGAGAGGTGGAACCACAGCGTGCCCGTAAGGGACCGAAGATTTTCGCTCGCATCGTCCGGTCGTTCGCGAAAGACGACGATTGACCGTCGGTGCCGCCACTACGCCGTCCGTTCGCCTCGTATCTGGGCTGTTTCCCCCGTTCCGCGAGCAATCCCGTTCGGAATCCGGCGACTCCGCTCGCGGTTCTAGAGTTGACCCTTCGTGCTCGCCACGTCGCTCCGACGCTCGTCGATCCGAGTAGCGTCGTCGAGCGCCCGCGCGACCCCCTTGAACAGCGCCTCTATCTCGTGGTGGGCGTTCTCGCCCTCGACCGCGAGGTGGAGGGTCAGGCCCGCGTTCGTCGCCAGCGACCGGAAGAAGTGCTTCGCCATGTGGCTGGTCATCTCCCCGACTGAATCCTGCGAGAACTCCCCCTCGAACGCGAAGAGGGGGCGGCCGCTCACGTCGACGACGACGCTCGCGACCGCCTCGTCGAGCGGCACTCGCCGGTCGGCGAAGCGCTCGATACCCCGCTTTTCGCCCAGCGCGTCCTCGAACGCCCGGCCGAGCGCGATGGCGACGTCCTCGACGGTGTGGTGGTCGTCGATCTCGAGGTCGCCGTCACACCGCACCGTGAGGTCGAACAGCCCGTGCTTGGCGAAGCTTTCGAGCATGTGGTCGAAGAAGCCCACGCCCGTCTCGACGGTCGAATCGCCGTCGCCGTCCACGTCGAGGGTCACCTCGATGTCGGTTTCGGCCGTCTCGCGGGTCACCGCGGCGGTTCGGTCGCTCATGTCCGAGAGTTCGTCCGGAGGTACAAGGTCGTTGTCCTCCGCCCCGACGTTGATGACGAGCGTCTGACACAGGTTTTTGTATCCCCCGTTCGTAGCTTCTAGCGAGAGCATGAGAAAGAGTGATGTGCTGGGTGCGTCCGCGGTGCTGACGGGAGGACTGCTCGCGCTACCGGGAGAGAGCGTCGTCGCCGCGCCGCTGGTGGCGGCCGCGGCCGTCTGGATGCGGCCGGAGACGCGACCGGACCGCGAGACCGTGACCGAGCGGTTCGGCGCGCTCCGGCGTCTCCGGGCGCGCGGTCGGTGAACCGCCTCAGATCGACTTCGCTTCTTCGAGCGTGAACTCTCCCTCGTAGAGCGCGGTCCCGACGACGACCGCGGCCGCGCCCGCCTCGCGGAGCGCGCGCACGTCGTCCAGCGTCGCGACCCCGCCCGAGGCGACGACCGGGATGTCGACCGCCTCGACCACCGCGCTGACGCGGTCGGTCTGGACGCCAGCGAGTCGACCCTCCACGTCCACGTCGGTGAACAGTATCGCGCCCGCGCCCAACTCCTCGTAGCGCGCCGCGGCCTCGGCGGGGTCGAGGCCGGTCCCCTCGGTCCACCCAGAGACGACGACCTCGCCGCCCTTGGCGTCGAGGCTGACCGTCACCGACCCCGGATACTCCGCGCTGATTTCGGCCACGATGTCGGGGTTCTCGACCGCGGCGGTCCCGAGGATGACGCGGTCGACCCCGCGCGAGAGGAGGCCGACGGCGTCGTCGGCGGTCCGGATGCCCCCGCCCAACTGCACGTCCACGTCGACCGCCGTCAGAATCGCTTCGACTGCGTCGGCGTTCGCGCGCTCGCCCTCGAACGCGCCGTCTAAGTCCACGAGGTGGAGCGTCTCCGCACCCGCCTCGACCCACTCCTCGGCGGCTGAGACGGGGTCGCCGTAGGTCTTCTCGGTGCCGCGCTCGCCCTGGACGAGCTGGACGACCTCGCCGTCCTGCATGTCGACCGCGGGAATCACCTCGAACTCGGGGAAGGGTGCCATGGGAGTCGGTAGGTGGAGTGGCGGTCTAAATCCCTCGGGTTCGCGGTCGCGTTCGTCGGACTCGTTTCGTTCGCTTTCGAGGGCGACGAGCGTCTACTCGTCGGAGTACCGGTCGGGAAGACTCGCACGAATCGACTCGAAGAGCGCCGTCTCTAATCCGGTGTCGCGGTAACCCGCCGCGAGATTGACGTCTACCGCCCAGAACCGGTCCTCGTGGTCTCTGATGAAGTCGACCCCAACGCCCCGGAGGTCGAGCCGTTCGACGAGGCGGCGCAGACGGGACGCAAGCGCCGGTCTGGTCCGCGCCCGGCCGAGGAAGCGTTTGGGTCCGTAGAGTTTCGAAGTGACGCGCCTGCCCGCCGTCCACGTCCGTTCGCCGTCGCTGACGGCGTAGTACTTGTAATCGACTGGCTCCGTCGGAATCAGCTCCTGGTAGAAGTCCCCCTCACCGTTCAGTTCGGGCGCTCCGTCCCAGACGTGCCAATCCTTCGCCACGTACTCGCCGTCGGGCTTCTCGAAGGTCACCGGGGGAGTGCGAAATCCCACCGCTTCGAGCGCGTTCAGTCCGACCAGCCGCGAACTCAGTGCGACCGTCGCGGTGACGTTGTTCCACACGGCGGTTTCCGTTCGCCGAGCGTATCTGAGGGCGGGGAGCGTGACCGGGAACACTTGCTTGTTGACGATCAGCGAGAGGTCGTCGACGCGGCTCGACGGGAGTTCGGATCGAGGATCGAGGAACCGAACCCTATTGCCCGCGTTCCGAAGGCGCTCGGCGACGGTCGAGAATACCGGCTGCTCGTCATCGACGAGGATACCGATGCAGTCGTACCCGTTCGTACTCATCTGATGCGTACTAGTCAGGAAGGCGCGGGATAAGCGCTTGGCCGCCTGCATCGAAGGACTCGACGGAGTTCACGGTCACTCGTCACGTTCGACTCCGAGGCCGTCCCGGGCACGTTGGGCCATCGTTCAGCTACGTCGGTGTCGAGTCGCTCACGTTCGCCCAATCTGCGCCTTCCGGTCGTTTCAAGCCCCCGGCCCTCGAATCTCCGGCCATGACGCTGGTCGCGTTCGACTTCGACGGCACGCTCTCGGACTCGGAGATGACGGTCCTGCTCGGCGAGCGGATGGGGGTCGCCGACGAGATGGCCGACATAACGGCGCGAGCGATGAACGACGAGATCAGCTACGCGCGGAGCCTCCGCGACCGCGCTGGCCTGCTGGAGGGCCTCCCGGTCGAAGACGCCGAGGCCGCCTTCGACGAGGTGGTCCTCCGACCCGACGCGGCGACGGTCATCCGGGAGCTGAACGAGGCGGGCGTGACCACCGCGATTCTGACCGGCGGGTTCGAGCGCGGGGTCGAGCGCGCGCTGGAGAAGGAGGGCGTCTCGGTCGACGCGGTCGTCGCCAACCGCCTCCCGGTCGCCGACGGCGAACTGACCGGCGAGGTCGAGGGGCCGCTAATCGAGGGGACCAAGGACGATGCGCTCGAACGCCTCGCGGCCGAGTACGAGATACCCATCAGTCGGACCGTCGCGGTCGGCGACGGCGCGAACGACCTCCCGATGCTCGAAGTCGCGGGTCTCTCGGTCGGGTTCGTCCCCAAGCCCGCGGTCCGCCCGGCCTGCGACGTGGTGGTCGCCACGATGGAGCGCCTCCGCGAGGTGCTCGACGACGAGGGGCTGTTCGACTGACCCGGAGTCCGGACGCCGCGACCGGGTGCGAGGACCGACCGTCGGCTCGCCGACGGTCGGTCCTCGATAGTGTTGCGACACTCGCCACGAGAGTTCAGACGCAGGTACTCCCCCGTTTCGGGTCGAACGCCGGTCGATTCGGGGAGTCGCCCCGTCAGTCCCCGAACAGGCTGGCGTGGACCGGCGCGAACTCCCGGTCCTCGTCGGAGTCGCTCACCGCCCGGCCCTCGACGCCCGCCGCGAGGAAGTCCCGGACGGGCGGCCCCACCTTCTCGGGTTCGACGAGGAAGGCGTCGT from Halorussus salilacus carries:
- a CDS encoding GNAT family N-acetyltransferase, producing the protein MPDLRLRRYEPRDGDRVLELEREALESVDARPDDDDWTDDLRAIRETYLDSAGEFLVGEVGVGDAETEAELVAMGGLKRVDASTAEVTRMRVDPGHHRRGFGEAVLLELEERATDLGYEVLELETTARQRAAQSLYEKHGYERVGRRSQGRFEVLAYRKRLG
- a CDS encoding ACT domain-containing protein → MFDEIMRKFEGSPSQQAVIRLLLERGFSVNDGGRVVSGSIEIPNTQIAREIDVDRRVVDSTTDAILADEELRRIFQNISSIPSLMDLAPVLDLTVLTVEVNDADEPGIVATVTGLLADNDISIRQTISEDPEFTDEPRLYLVTDADVPGDVLNDLKNLDFVRKIELK
- the hisB gene encoding imidazoleglycerol-phosphate dehydratase HisB; the encoded protein is MSDRTAAVTRETAETDIEVTLDVDGDGDSTVETGVGFFDHMLESFAKHGLFDLTVRCDGDLEIDDHHTVEDVAIALGRAFEDALGEKRGIERFADRRVPLDEAVASVVVDVSGRPLFAFEGEFSQDSVGEMTSHMAKHFFRSLATNAGLTLHLAVEGENAHHEIEALFKGVARALDDATRIDERRSDVASTKGQL
- the hisA gene encoding 1-(5-phosphoribosyl)-5-[(5-phosphoribosylamino)methylideneamino]imidazole-4-carboxamide isomerase is translated as MAPFPEFEVIPAVDMQDGEVVQLVQGERGTEKTYGDPVSAAEEWVEAGAETLHLVDLDGAFEGERANADAVEAILTAVDVDVQLGGGIRTADDAVGLLSRGVDRVILGTAAVENPDIVAEISAEYPGSVTVSLDAKGGEVVVSGWTEGTGLDPAEAAARYEELGAGAILFTDVDVEGRLAGVQTDRVSAVVEAVDIPVVASGGVATLDDVRALREAGAAAVVVGTALYEGEFTLEEAKSI
- the serB gene encoding phosphoserine phosphatase SerB, which gives rise to MTLVAFDFDGTLSDSEMTVLLGERMGVADEMADITARAMNDEISYARSLRDRAGLLEGLPVEDAEAAFDEVVLRPDAATVIRELNEAGVTTAILTGGFERGVERALEKEGVSVDAVVANRLPVADGELTGEVEGPLIEGTKDDALERLAAEYEIPISRTVAVGDGANDLPMLEVAGLSVGFVPKPAVRPACDVVVATMERLREVLDDEGLFD